In Litorimonas taeanensis, one DNA window encodes the following:
- a CDS encoding ComEC/Rec2 family competence protein, with translation MAFKTLIAAPRLNFDNFVVSIGVGIALYFGLGFEPDWRVVVAVLAVISALVYWGRDKDTTFWAWMFIIFAIALGFGRAVWHSHAVKTPRLPFYEHAYDVRGWVESIQASGSGVSWHLRVKDIEQLEPNQTPHKVRIRLGQKHLEAATASDFIEIRAILSEPPGPAVYNGYNPSRRAYYDKIGGFGFAISVPKVERSDETSLKQKISKLRFGLAKRISETGPSETAGLQAALLTGVRRYIPPDQTDALRAAGLAHILAISGLHMGLLAGSAYYVFTFLLACIAPLSRRYDVRKFAAILAIVAAASYLVLSGASVATQRAFIMAVIIFTAVILDRQAISIRSVSVAAFITLILHPESLVSVGFQMSFAAVLALVVVYRHWQDRRHYPFESKWAAIIRRNFISLSVTSFVAGLATAGFALFHFGRIARYGLLGNLFAMPIFTFAVMPLGIISLIAFPFSLERFPLWLMGQSLLPILEISKWVASLEGAMTYIRQAPNWMIAVYGLAFIWMLVGKLRARILAMCLIVICALGWWTVIPPDIRISEDGRVSFWETEEYQRLIVTSERADRYGREQFAEKAGQSDFDVANMHAVEAPCDELACRFVVQNKVLSILNHPSEARLECEQSDIVILTQRDVGPEVRRHCRAELIDGRVLREGGAQEIYLSKGTVKRVGIKKPTSQRRLWE, from the coding sequence GTGGCATTCAAAACCCTTATCGCCGCTCCACGACTAAATTTTGATAATTTTGTTGTTAGCATTGGCGTTGGAATTGCCCTGTATTTCGGGTTAGGATTCGAACCGGATTGGCGTGTGGTTGTCGCTGTACTCGCTGTTATATCAGCACTAGTTTATTGGGGGCGAGATAAAGACACTACTTTCTGGGCATGGATGTTTATCATTTTTGCTATAGCTTTGGGGTTCGGGCGAGCAGTTTGGCATAGTCATGCGGTTAAAACGCCGCGTCTTCCATTTTATGAGCATGCGTATGATGTAAGGGGTTGGGTTGAGTCCATTCAAGCCTCTGGTTCAGGTGTTAGTTGGCATTTACGCGTTAAAGACATAGAGCAATTAGAACCAAATCAAACTCCGCACAAAGTCAGAATAAGGCTTGGGCAAAAACACTTAGAAGCCGCTACAGCCAGCGATTTCATTGAAATTCGTGCGATTTTATCTGAACCGCCAGGCCCCGCAGTTTATAACGGTTATAACCCATCAAGAAGAGCCTATTATGATAAGATAGGCGGGTTTGGATTTGCTATCTCAGTCCCTAAAGTGGAACGCTCTGATGAAACGTCACTAAAACAAAAAATTTCTAAATTACGCTTCGGACTAGCAAAAAGAATATCAGAGACTGGGCCGTCTGAAACAGCAGGGTTGCAAGCCGCACTGCTTACGGGTGTTAGACGCTACATTCCGCCTGACCAAACGGATGCATTACGCGCGGCTGGCCTTGCGCATATATTAGCCATCTCTGGATTGCATATGGGGTTACTTGCGGGTTCGGCTTATTATGTATTTACCTTCTTATTGGCTTGTATTGCACCCTTATCTCGGCGTTATGACGTGAGAAAATTTGCAGCCATTCTCGCGATTGTGGCGGCGGCCAGTTATTTGGTGTTGTCCGGCGCCTCTGTTGCGACGCAGCGTGCTTTTATTATGGCGGTGATAATTTTTACGGCTGTAATACTTGATAGGCAGGCGATTTCTATCCGATCTGTATCTGTCGCTGCTTTTATCACATTGATTCTGCATCCAGAGAGCTTGGTCTCTGTGGGCTTTCAAATGTCATTCGCTGCGGTGCTTGCCTTGGTAGTTGTCTATAGGCATTGGCAAGACCGGCGGCATTACCCATTCGAGAGTAAATGGGCCGCAATTATCCGCCGTAACTTCATCTCTCTTAGCGTTACAAGTTTTGTTGCAGGTTTAGCGACTGCAGGCTTTGCTCTGTTCCATTTCGGGCGGATTGCGCGATACGGATTGCTAGGAAACTTGTTCGCTATGCCGATTTTCACCTTTGCTGTGATGCCGCTTGGGATCATTTCGCTTATAGCATTTCCATTTAGCCTTGAGAGATTTCCCCTCTGGTTGATGGGGCAATCCCTTTTGCCTATTCTTGAAATATCAAAATGGGTGGCGTCATTAGAAGGAGCGATGACTTATATTCGTCAGGCGCCGAATTGGATGATTGCGGTTTATGGACTGGCATTTATTTGGATGTTGGTTGGCAAATTAAGAGCTAGAATTCTGGCTATGTGTTTAATTGTAATCTGTGCCCTAGGGTGGTGGACAGTAATTCCCCCTGATATCAGAATTTCTGAAGACGGACGCGTTTCTTTTTGGGAAACCGAGGAATATCAGAGGCTTATAGTCACGAGTGAACGTGCTGACAGATATGGGCGGGAACAATTCGCAGAGAAGGCTGGGCAGAGCGATTTCGATGTGGCCAATATGCACGCTGTAGAAGCCCCGTGTGATGAGCTAGCCTGTCGCTTTGTGGTACAAAACAAAGTCTTATCTATCTTAAATCACCCGTCTGAGGCGAGGCTTGAGTGCGAACAGTCTGATATCGTTATTCTTACACAGCGAGATGTTGGCCCTGAGGTCAGGCGTCATTGTCGAGCGGAACTTATTGATGGCCGTGTCTTGCGCGAGGGAGGTGCTCAGGAAATTTATTTGTCAAAGGGCACAGTTAAACGTGTAGGTATAAAAAAGCCGACGTCACAACGCCGACTTTGGGAGTAA
- the lexA gene encoding transcriptional repressor LexA yields MLTQKQKDLLILIDARVKAVGVPPSYDEMKDSLGLASKSGIHRLISALEERGFIRRLPNKARALEVLKLPEDMQDKVVSFTKEKSAPQPANDGTAIPFVGKIAAGLPIMAIEDSYNTMVVPPHMAGNGDHYALEIEGESMKDAGILDGDIVVVKKANTARNNQIVVALVDQDEATLKRLYKSGQTVELIAENPDFETQIYGPDRVEIQGVLVGLLRQY; encoded by the coding sequence ATGCTAACGCAAAAGCAAAAAGACTTGTTAATATTGATTGATGCACGAGTGAAAGCCGTCGGTGTCCCTCCCTCATATGACGAAATGAAAGACTCTTTAGGGTTAGCCAGCAAATCAGGTATTCATCGATTGATATCAGCGCTCGAAGAACGTGGGTTCATTCGTCGTCTCCCTAATAAAGCACGTGCCTTAGAAGTATTAAAGCTGCCCGAAGACATGCAAGACAAAGTCGTGTCCTTTACTAAGGAAAAGTCAGCGCCCCAACCCGCCAATGACGGAACAGCAATCCCCTTTGTTGGTAAAATCGCCGCAGGTCTGCCCATTATGGCAATTGAGGATAGTTATAATACTATGGTGGTACCGCCTCATATGGCCGGCAATGGTGATCATTACGCCCTCGAAATTGAAGGGGAATCGATGAAAGATGCTGGCATTTTAGATGGCGATATTGTTGTCGTGAAAAAAGCCAACACAGCCCGAAACAATCAAATTGTTGTCGCTCTCGTCGACCAAGATGAGGCAACCTTAAAGCGGTTATATAAATCCGGGCAAACTGTTGAACTCATTGCAGAAAACCCTGACTTTGAAACACAAATATATGGCCCCGACCGCGTTGAAATCCAAGGCGTTCTTGTTGGGTTATTACGCCAATATTGA